CGACGACCTGGCGGTCCTTGAACCTCAGCTGCCGCAGGACGTACGTCTTCTCCAGCGCGGACTTGCCGTTGCCGGATTCACCGAGGACCAGCCAGTGCGGGGCGGGCAGCTGCTGCCCGTACAGCTGGAAGGGGTCGTAGATGTAGCCCTTGCCGGAGTAGACCTCGCGGCCGATGATGACGCCCGAGTCGCCGAGGCCGGGGGCGGCCGTCGGCAGATAGACCGCCTGGGCCTGGCCCGTCGACGTACGCACAGGGAGCCGGGTCGTCTCCACCTTCCCGAACAGAAAGGAGGTGAAGGCGTCCGTGGCCATGGACAGCGGATCCCGCATCTCAGAGCCCTGCCTCTACCGTCGGATGCCGGTCGCGAACGGCAATGTGTTGACGAAGGCCCGGTGGTGCTCGCGGTCGCACCACTCCAGCTTCAGATAGGACTTGCCGGCGGAGGCGCGGATCGTGCGCTTGTCGCGCGCGAGGCTCTCCGGGGAGCGGGAGGAGACGGTGATGTAGCCGACGAGGTTGACCCCGGCCGCGCCGCTCGCGAGGTCCTCGCCGCGCTGGTCGAGGCGGGTGTTGGCGGCGACGTCGCGCGGGTCGACGGTCCGGTTCATCTTGGCGGCGCGGCTGGCGTCCGCCTCGTCGTTCGTCTTCTCGGTGAGCATCCGCTCGATGGCGACCTCGGTGGGTTCCAGGTCCATCGTGACGGCCACGGTGCGGATGACGTCGGGGGTGTGGACGAGGAGCGGCGCCAGGAAGTTCACGCCGACCGGCGTCATCGGCCACTCCTTCACCCAGGCGGTGGCGTGGCACCAGGGCGCGCGCGTGGACGACTCACGCGTCTTGGCCTGGAGGTAGGTCGGCTCCATCGCGTCCAGCTCGGCCGGCCAGGCGTTGCGCTTGGTCATGGCCTGGATGTGGTCGATCGGATGGTCCGGGTCGTACATGGAGTGCACGAGCGAGGCGAGGCGCCCCTGCCCGAGCGGCTGCCGCACCCGGATGTCGGCCTCCTGGAGGCGCGAGCAGATGTCGGTCAGCTCGCGCGCCATGACGACCGCGAGCCCGGCGTCCCGGTCGACCTTGCGGCCGCTGTGCGGACGGGCCGCGCGCGCCATGGCGTGCGCCTCGGCGGCCAGCTCGCGCGTGAAGTGCATGCAGGCCACGAGGTAGGCGCGGTGCTGCTCACTGCTCGTCGACACCATCGACTGGAGCTGGTTGTACGACTGCTGCAGCCAGCCCGGCGTGCGGTCGTCACCGCGCACGGCGACGTCCTTGGCGTGCGCGTCGGGGTCGGCGGGGAGCGTGCGGGCGAGCATCTGCAGCCGCGTGACGAACCCGTCCCCGTTCGCGACGTGCTTCAGGAGCGTCCCGAACCGGTCGACCAGCGCCTCCTGGTCCTCGCTGTCCCGCAGCCCGACACCCGGGCCCTCGATCTCGATGGCGGCGGTGACGGTCCGCCGGTCGGCGTGCAGCAGCACGGCGATCTCGTCCGGCCCGAACGGCGCGGCCAGCCAGGTCAGCCGGCCGATGCCGGGCGGCGGCCCGATCTCCACCTCGCGCCCGTCGAGCCGCACCCCCGCGTCCATGGCCCGCGACCGGTACGTCGTGCCGCGCTTCAGCTGCCGCCTGTAACTGCGGTTGATCTCGAACCACTTGTAGAAGGTGCGGTGCTTGTACGGGATGTAGACGGCCGCGAGCGCGATCAGCGGGAAGCCCAGGAGCAGCATGATGCGCAGGGACAGGGCGGGGACGAGGAGCCCGCACATCATGCCCAGGAAAGCGCCCCCGATGATGAGGGCGATCTCGCCGGTCTCGCGGTTCCTGCCGACGATGGCGTTCGGCCGGGCACGGCCGATCAGATACGTACGGCGGGGCGTGACCGATGGGGACACAT
The DNA window shown above is from Streptomyces sp. NBC_01445 and carries:
- a CDS encoding SCO6880 family protein; this encodes MTTQSHVSPSVTPRRTYLIGRARPNAIVGRNRETGEIALIIGGAFLGMMCGLLVPALSLRIMLLLGFPLIALAAVYIPYKHRTFYKWFEINRSYRRQLKRGTTYRSRAMDAGVRLDGREVEIGPPPGIGRLTWLAAPFGPDEIAVLLHADRRTVTAAIEIEGPGVGLRDSEDQEALVDRFGTLLKHVANGDGFVTRLQMLARTLPADPDAHAKDVAVRGDDRTPGWLQQSYNQLQSMVSTSSEQHRAYLVACMHFTRELAAEAHAMARAARPHSGRKVDRDAGLAVVMARELTDICSRLQEADIRVRQPLGQGRLASLVHSMYDPDHPIDHIQAMTKRNAWPAELDAMEPTYLQAKTRESSTRAPWCHATAWVKEWPMTPVGVNFLAPLLVHTPDVIRTVAVTMDLEPTEVAIERMLTEKTNDEADASRAAKMNRTVDPRDVAANTRLDQRGEDLASGAAGVNLVGYITVSSRSPESLARDKRTIRASAGKSYLKLEWCDREHHRAFVNTLPFATGIRR